One segment of Gordonia terrae DNA contains the following:
- a CDS encoding sugar phosphate isomerase/epimerase family protein, whose amino-acid sequence MRLSECSLNSATIRGSSLDEVLDLAVRYGFGGVGLWRDVLEGTDLRDARGRLDDAGLRVTSVCRGGMFPQPTESLRRERLDDNRRAVDQARALGADCLVLVCGPPLTGDLDSARRQIREGIEQLIPYAVEAGVALAVEPFHPMLAATRSAITSLREAAALTESIGHPLVGLAVDSYHVWWETDLREQIIGSGDRMLSVQLADWCTPIDDELTSRGMPGEGAIDIAAFVADCRAAGYPGLVEVEVLSSRWWKMPAAETVAAAAAALTSIGEPLPSS is encoded by the coding sequence GTGCGACTGTCGGAGTGCAGCCTCAATTCCGCGACCATCCGCGGTTCGTCGCTCGACGAGGTGCTCGACCTCGCCGTTCGGTACGGGTTCGGCGGGGTTGGCCTGTGGCGTGATGTCCTCGAGGGCACTGATCTCCGCGACGCTCGTGGCCGGCTGGACGACGCGGGGCTACGAGTGACCAGCGTGTGCCGCGGTGGCATGTTCCCCCAGCCGACCGAATCGCTGCGTCGGGAGAGACTCGACGACAACCGCCGGGCCGTGGACCAGGCAAGAGCGCTGGGTGCCGACTGCCTTGTGCTCGTGTGTGGTCCACCGCTCACCGGAGATCTCGATTCCGCACGCCGTCAGATCCGCGAGGGTATCGAGCAGTTGATCCCGTACGCCGTGGAGGCGGGGGTGGCCCTGGCGGTCGAGCCGTTCCATCCGATGCTCGCGGCGACGCGTTCGGCGATCACCTCGCTTCGGGAGGCTGCCGCCCTGACCGAGAGCATCGGGCATCCGCTGGTCGGCCTCGCCGTCGACTCCTACCACGTGTGGTGGGAAACCGATCTTCGCGAACAGATCATCGGGTCCGGCGACCGCATGCTTTCGGTGCAGCTCGCCGACTGGTGTACGCCCATCGACGACGAGCTCACGAGCCGGGGGATGCCGGGAGAGGGGGCGATCGACATCGCCGCCTTCGTTGCCGACTGCCGAGCGGCGGGCTACCCCGGCCTGGTCGAGGTCGAGGTGCTCAGCAGTCGCTGGTGGAAGATGCCCGCTGCCGAGACGGTTGCCGCCGCGGCGGCAGCCCTGACCTCGATCGGTGAACCGCTACCATCCTCCTGA
- a CDS encoding dihydrodipicolinate synthase family protein yields MTTLTLPTATGTSVHLLGAPATLATVATPPRSRDVFAAAHVVADPRRASAAGGGDQIDWDATLRLRRDLWSLGLGVAEAMDTSQRGMGLNWQGARELASRTLDEARHLGGRVVVGIGTDQITTERPSTTEIADAYLEQLSAIEAFGGDCVLMASRHLATAASGPDDYLAVYDKVLTQARRPVVLHWLGAVFDPALDGYWGHRDPYTAMDTVVDIIGAHAERVRGIKVSLLDPALEVRLRQRLPDGVRVYTGDDYNYVDMIAGDDDGHSDALLGAFAALGPYASAAFARLDADDVAGFRKILGPTEPLARLIFAAPTQYYKVGVAWLAYLNGQQSHFRMIGGFEAGRTLVHLADLVREADGIGLFVDPESTARRAAAYFAVHGIG; encoded by the coding sequence ATGACCACGCTGACCCTGCCGACAGCCACGGGTACCTCGGTGCATCTCCTCGGAGCACCGGCGACCCTCGCGACGGTCGCGACCCCGCCACGGAGTCGCGACGTCTTCGCAGCAGCCCACGTCGTCGCCGATCCCCGACGGGCGTCCGCGGCCGGTGGTGGCGACCAGATCGACTGGGATGCAACCCTGCGGTTACGGCGTGACCTGTGGTCTCTCGGATTGGGGGTCGCCGAGGCGATGGACACCTCGCAGCGCGGCATGGGCCTGAATTGGCAAGGCGCGCGGGAACTCGCCTCGCGGACACTGGACGAGGCCCGGCATCTCGGTGGACGTGTGGTGGTCGGGATCGGCACTGATCAGATCACCACGGAGCGTCCGTCCACCACCGAGATCGCCGATGCCTACCTTGAACAGCTCTCGGCGATCGAAGCATTCGGAGGTGACTGCGTGCTCATGGCGAGCCGACATCTGGCGACCGCGGCGAGTGGCCCCGACGACTACCTCGCCGTGTACGACAAGGTGCTCACGCAGGCGCGGCGTCCGGTCGTCCTGCATTGGCTGGGAGCGGTTTTCGATCCCGCACTGGACGGTTACTGGGGACATCGAGACCCGTACACGGCAATGGACACCGTCGTCGACATCATCGGCGCGCACGCCGAGCGGGTCCGGGGCATCAAGGTGTCACTGCTCGATCCGGCACTCGAGGTCAGGCTGCGACAACGGCTTCCGGACGGAGTGCGGGTCTACACCGGCGACGATTACAACTACGTCGACATGATCGCCGGTGACGACGACGGGCACAGCGACGCGTTGCTGGGCGCGTTCGCGGCGCTGGGGCCGTACGCATCGGCCGCCTTTGCACGCCTGGACGCCGACGACGTCGCGGGTTTCCGGAAGATCCTCGGCCCGACCGAGCCGCTCGCCCGGCTGATTTTCGCCGCACCCACGCAGTACTACAAGGTCGGTGTGGCATGGCTCGCCTACCTCAACGGGCAGCAGTCGCATTTCCGGATGATCGGCGGCTTCGAGGCCGGGCGCACTCTGGTCCACCTGGCCGACCTCGTGCGGGAGGCCGACGGGATCGGACTGTTCGTCGATCCCGAGAGCACCGCACGCCGCGCCGCCGCCTACTTCGCCGTACACGGGATCGGTTGA
- a CDS encoding SDR family NAD(P)-dependent oxidoreductase, whose product MADTQRVGARESLAGKTAIVTGAAGGIGSAIAAGLTREGMHVVGLDADGRVDDLMGSMGGSAVCGDLTDAAVSQAAIDAAITRTGRLDVIVNAAGIQKRTDAIDISDDDFDRLLEVNVSSAFRLIRQATKSLVETKGSVVNVASLSADRAVPGIVPYGATKSALTQLSKGLAVELGKYGIRVNAVAPGYIETAMTADVLGEAEFRDAKLTRIPLQRFADGDDVADVVTFLVSDAARYVTGVVLPVDGGYSIT is encoded by the coding sequence ATGGCCGACACGCAGAGGGTCGGGGCTCGCGAGAGCCTGGCCGGTAAGACAGCGATCGTCACGGGCGCCGCGGGCGGCATCGGATCAGCGATCGCGGCCGGTCTGACCCGCGAAGGGATGCACGTCGTGGGCCTCGACGCCGACGGGCGGGTCGACGACCTGATGGGATCGATGGGCGGCTCGGCGGTGTGCGGTGACCTGACCGACGCCGCGGTCAGCCAGGCCGCGATCGACGCCGCGATCACCCGCACCGGGCGGCTCGACGTGATCGTGAACGCAGCCGGGATCCAGAAGCGGACCGACGCGATCGACATCTCCGACGACGACTTCGATCGGCTGCTCGAGGTGAATGTGTCGTCGGCGTTCCGGCTGATCCGCCAGGCCACCAAGAGCCTTGTCGAGACGAAGGGCAGCGTGGTCAACGTCGCCTCCCTGTCCGCCGACCGCGCCGTACCCGGGATCGTCCCCTACGGCGCGACGAAATCCGCACTGACACAACTGAGCAAGGGGCTTGCCGTCGAACTGGGCAAGTACGGAATCCGGGTCAATGCCGTGGCCCCGGGTTACATCGAGACCGCGATGACCGCAGATGTACTCGGCGAGGCCGAGTTCCGCGATGCCAAACTCACACGCATTCCGCTACAACGCTTCGCCGACGGTGACGACGTGGCCGACGTCGTGACGTTCCTCGTCTCGGACGCCGCACGGTACGTCACCGGCGTCGTCCTGCCGGTCGACGGCGGTTACTCGATCACGTGA
- a CDS encoding glycerate kinase, translating to MNRQVPAATPPAEASRAPTPWHVVVAPDSFKGSASAHEIAAAITTGWLQARPSDRLTVLPQADGGEGTLSAIASSTADSRWHVVGRPVCGPDRRPVEARWLELPGSVAVIELAESSGLPLMAHPAPTRATTRGLGQVIMAVLSTGARRIVVGLGGSASTDGGVGALLELGLRLYDDDDRPVHVVDALDLERVTRIDSTGLAALPPDGVEILTDTTATLCGPAGAAHTFGAQKGADQPTRRALDRALHHFGGVMADHFGISATQPGAGAAGGTGFGLLAWGATQAPGALRVNELTGLTAALPTADLVITGEGCYDRTSSTGKLVGTVLRHCAERGVRSLVVAGRFDARPPDLAVELSAVAGSAEAAMADPTAHAAAAVRGVATSVNEAKPIS from the coding sequence GTGAACCGACAGGTCCCGGCGGCGACGCCACCGGCCGAGGCCTCGCGAGCCCCGACACCGTGGCACGTCGTCGTCGCACCGGATTCGTTCAAGGGCAGTGCATCCGCGCACGAGATCGCGGCGGCGATCACCACCGGCTGGCTGCAGGCCCGCCCGTCCGACCGTCTGACCGTGCTGCCCCAGGCGGACGGTGGCGAAGGGACGCTGTCGGCGATCGCCTCGTCGACCGCGGACTCGCGCTGGCACGTCGTCGGCAGACCGGTGTGCGGACCAGACCGCCGGCCCGTCGAAGCCCGCTGGCTCGAACTGCCCGGTTCGGTCGCCGTCATCGAACTCGCGGAGTCGAGCGGCCTTCCCCTGATGGCGCACCCGGCGCCGACCCGGGCGACGACCCGCGGGCTGGGACAGGTGATCATGGCCGTTCTGAGCACCGGCGCACGTCGAATAGTCGTCGGCCTGGGCGGATCGGCATCGACCGACGGCGGGGTCGGGGCCCTGCTCGAACTGGGCCTGCGCCTCTATGACGACGACGATCGGCCGGTCCACGTCGTCGATGCGCTCGATCTCGAACGCGTGACCCGAATCGACTCCACCGGACTCGCCGCCCTCCCACCCGATGGGGTCGAGATCCTGACCGACACGACGGCCACATTGTGCGGACCGGCCGGGGCGGCACACACGTTCGGCGCACAGAAGGGCGCCGACCAGCCGACGCGTCGGGCTCTGGACCGTGCGTTACACCACTTCGGCGGTGTCATGGCAGACCATTTCGGGATCAGCGCAACACAACCCGGCGCCGGCGCCGCGGGCGGAACCGGCTTCGGACTCCTGGCGTGGGGAGCGACGCAGGCCCCCGGGGCACTGCGGGTCAACGAGCTCACCGGATTGACCGCGGCACTGCCCACCGCAGATCTCGTCATCACCGGCGAGGGCTGCTACGACCGCACCTCGTCGACCGGGAAACTCGTGGGAACCGTCCTCCGGCACTGCGCCGAACGAGGTGTGCGTTCGCTGGTTGTGGCCGGACGGTTCGACGCCCGCCCGCCGGACCTCGCGGTGGAACTGTCGGCGGTGGCCGGTTCGGCGGAGGCCGCCATGGCGGATCCCACCGCGCACGCGGCCGCGGCGGTCAGGGGGGTGGCCACGTCCGTCAACGAAGCGAAACCGATTTCTTGA
- a CDS encoding MaoC family dehydratase, with translation MTDPIATNSTPLSLHVGDTATFTKTVGEYDVYGFAGITGDFARNHIDRSYMEAGSYGERIAHGVLILGLSSTASTEIAARAGERAVSYGYDRVRFVAPVFLGDTVTITYTVDRIDDADQKSHSSIVATNQRGETCMVATHVLKFLPHNDSAS, from the coding sequence ATGACCGACCCGATCGCAACCAACTCCACTCCCCTGAGTCTGCACGTAGGGGACACCGCGACCTTCACCAAGACCGTCGGCGAATACGACGTATACGGATTCGCGGGCATCACCGGCGATTTCGCGCGCAATCACATCGACCGCTCGTACATGGAGGCCGGTTCCTACGGCGAGCGCATCGCCCACGGAGTCCTGATCCTGGGTCTGTCCTCGACTGCGTCGACCGAGATCGCGGCACGTGCCGGCGAGCGCGCGGTGTCCTACGGCTACGACCGTGTCCGCTTCGTCGCGCCGGTCTTCCTCGGGGACACGGTCACCATCACCTACACAGTCGACCGGATCGATGATGCCGACCAGAAGTCGCACTCGTCGATCGTCGCGACGAATCAGCGCGGCGAGACCTGCATGGTGGCCACCCATGTCCTGAAGTTCCTGCCGCACAACGATTCCGCATCCTGA
- a CDS encoding acyl CoA:acetate/3-ketoacid CoA transferase, whose amino-acid sequence MHTPRILTARQAADLIHDGDTITVSSSSGLGCPDAVLAGIGTRFDETRSPAGITSVHSIAAGDMWGIKGIDHLARPGLLRRVVAGSYPSGPSSADPPAIWQMIENNEVEAYNLPSGILFQLHRAAAAKQPGVLSQVGIDTFVDPRVGAGRMNTITPNAYVRVQEIDDQEWLFYEALVPDVAVIRATTADTHGNLTFEEEASPLGALDLAYAAHNNGGVVIAQVKYLAEGGSLAPQAVRVPGILVDAIVVVPDQLQTTQTPYDPAISGELRRPLSTLDPVPFSLEKIMARRAAAELRSGEIANIGFGVSALVPHVLVEEGLPQAVSWVIEQGAVGGVPLLDFVFGVSQNPDAIMQSSDQFTLLQGGGFEHSLLSFLEIDRHGNVNVHSLPKRRHVTAGLGGFVDITTGAPSIVFVGSFTAGRRDIGIGNGRLDIRADGPHTKLVADVDSPTFSGRRAIEKGQRVLYVTERAVLELRPAGITVVEIAPGVDLQRDVLDRSEFELLVDPDLRTMASGLFSPDRMGLTLDLQPAHSRIRALD is encoded by the coding sequence GTGCACACACCTCGAATCCTCACCGCCCGCCAGGCTGCCGACCTGATCCACGACGGCGACACCATCACGGTCAGCTCCTCGTCGGGTCTCGGCTGCCCGGACGCCGTCCTCGCCGGTATCGGCACACGGTTCGACGAGACCCGTTCGCCCGCCGGGATCACCAGCGTTCACAGCATTGCCGCGGGCGACATGTGGGGGATCAAGGGCATCGACCATCTCGCCCGTCCCGGCCTGCTCCGCCGCGTCGTCGCCGGTTCCTATCCGTCCGGTCCGTCGAGCGCCGACCCCCCCGCGATCTGGCAGATGATCGAGAACAACGAGGTCGAGGCCTACAACCTTCCGTCGGGCATTCTGTTCCAGCTCCATCGGGCCGCGGCCGCCAAGCAGCCCGGGGTGCTGTCGCAGGTCGGCATCGACACCTTCGTCGACCCCCGCGTCGGAGCCGGACGGATGAACACCATCACGCCGAACGCCTACGTCCGGGTGCAGGAGATCGACGACCAGGAGTGGCTGTTCTACGAGGCGCTGGTTCCCGACGTCGCCGTCATCCGCGCGACCACCGCCGACACCCACGGCAACCTCACCTTCGAAGAAGAGGCCTCGCCCCTGGGTGCGCTCGACCTCGCCTACGCCGCACACAACAACGGCGGGGTGGTCATCGCGCAGGTGAAGTACCTGGCCGAGGGCGGCAGTCTCGCACCGCAGGCGGTCCGGGTACCCGGCATCCTCGTCGACGCCATCGTCGTCGTGCCCGACCAGCTACAGACCACCCAGACCCCGTACGACCCCGCCATCTCGGGTGAGCTGCGACGCCCACTGAGCACCCTCGACCCCGTCCCCTTCTCCTTGGAGAAGATCATGGCGCGTCGCGCCGCTGCGGAGTTGCGATCCGGCGAGATCGCCAACATAGGTTTCGGCGTCTCGGCACTCGTCCCCCACGTTCTCGTGGAAGAAGGTCTTCCACAGGCAGTCTCGTGGGTGATCGAACAGGGCGCGGTCGGCGGTGTCCCGCTGCTCGACTTCGTTTTCGGCGTATCGCAGAACCCCGACGCGATCATGCAGAGCTCGGATCAGTTCACGCTGTTGCAGGGAGGCGGGTTCGAGCATTCGCTGCTCTCGTTCCTCGAGATCGATCGGCACGGCAACGTCAACGTGCACAGCCTGCCCAAGCGGCGTCATGTCACCGCGGGCCTCGGCGGCTTCGTCGACATCACCACGGGAGCACCCTCGATCGTCTTCGTCGGCTCGTTCACCGCGGGCCGTCGTGACATCGGGATCGGGAACGGCCGGCTGGACATCCGAGCCGACGGTCCGCACACCAAACTGGTCGCCGACGTCGACTCACCGACCTTCTCGGGCCGGCGAGCGATCGAGAAGGGTCAGCGGGTCCTCTATGTCACCGAGCGTGCGGTCCTCGAACTCCGGCCGGCAGGCATCACCGTCGTCGAGATCGCTCCCGGCGTGGATCTACAGCGCGACGTACTCGACCGCTCGGAGTTCGAGCTCCTCGTCGACCCCGACCTGCGCACCATGGCCTCGGGCCTGTTCTCGCCGGACCGCATGGGGCTGACCCTCGACCTCCAGCCTGCGCATTCGCGCATCCGCGCGCTGGACTGA